A window of Panulirus ornatus isolate Po-2019 chromosome 27, ASM3632096v1, whole genome shotgun sequence contains these coding sequences:
- the LOC139757626 gene encoding uncharacterized protein isoform X2 — protein sequence MAKGFIDPPQGEEDINWSPPQDGSGTRQSPQVSQPAARSQSPPNVSTPVSSPSPTLSFPPMAFNSSPLLQSQRSANISVEELHELAMQDSENNNVDENSNDQQYDRYANYHREFNHHQFVPDQSVRPRVRRQQPERDELDHFPVVHEDTLRRRTGSGNFSHRKNLSESGIYFDATTYEYEGHNYPHLPNLNSNPGSDRLLPRLPNPNDIRNEHLDHRHYCQLRDSFSSQSQSRRLPVNSRGGGYGPHSPPPSEDITQGAQELLMNFTSDTLRRNHLSVPESVFIHQGFSKPVWSRAGQELLLLADKFENTEARRRVKRMAETVDMRSINMENFFQLCAELFHDGITQERIVALFTFVGDVAVYQVQLRGEEFLQLLMKWSLKYLVDHVCRWVQEAGGWVAVLSCGANALYRSAVFAFCVCGTIAAGVFIFKTLKDW from the exons ATGGCCAAAGGGTTCATAGACCCTCCACAAGGGGAGGAAGACATTAATTGGTCACCCCCACAAGATGGCAGTGGAACTCGACAGAGTCCCCAGGTTTCACAACCTGCTGCCAGATCACAGTCTCCACCAAATGTTAGTACACCTGTGTCTTCACCGTCTCCTACACTTTCCTTCCCACCAATGGCATTCAACTCCTCACCCCTTCTTCAGTCTCAGAGGAGTGCCAATATCTCAGTTGAAGAGCTTCATGAACTTGCAATGCAAGACAGTGAAAATAATAATGTAGATGAAAACAGTAATGATCAGCAGTATGATCGGTATGCAAATTACCACCGTGAATTCAACCACCACCAGTTTGTACCAGACCAATCTGTCAGACCACGTGTAAGGAGACAACAGCCTGAGAGAGATGAACTtgatcattttcctgtggttcaTGAAGATACTCTCAGGAGACGAACTGGAAGTGGTAACTTCTCTCATCGTAAAAATTTGTCAGAAAGTGGCATATATTTTGATGCTACCACTTATGAATATGAAGGTCATAATTATCCTCATTTACCAAATCTCAACTCAAATCCTG GATCAGATAGGTTGTTACCACGATTACCTAATCCTAATGATATTAGGAATGAACACCTAGATCATCGACACTACTGCCAGTTAAGAGACTCATTCTCATCACAGTCTCAGAGTAGAAGGCTCCCTGTTAATTCAAGGGGTGGTGGATATGGACCTCATTCACCACCACCCTCTGAGGATATTACTCAGGGAGCTCAAGAGCTGCTAATGAACTTTACATCCGATACTTTACGGAGGAACCACTTGAGTGTGCCTGAATCTGTCTTCATACATCAAGG TTTCAGTAAACCAGTTTGGAGTAGAGCTGGCCAAGAGTTATTGTTACTGGCTGATAAGTTTGAAAATACTGAAGCACGCCGGAGAGTTAAGCGTATGGCTGAGACAGTAGATATGAGGTCCATTAACATGGAAAATTTTTTCCAACTCTGTGCTGAACTATTTCAT GATGGAATTACTCAGGAGCGTATTGTTGCTTTGTTTACCTTTGTGGGTGATGTTGCAGTCTATCAAGTTCAACTACGGGGAGAAGAGTTTCTTCAGTTATTAATGAAGTGGTCGTTGAAATATTTGGTTGACCATGTGTGTCGTTGGGTACAAGAGGCTGGTGGCTGG GTTGCTGTGCTGAGCTGTGGAGCAAATGCCTTGTATAGAAGTGCTGTATTTGCTTTCTGTGTATGTGGAACAATTGCAGCTGGTGTGTTCATATTTAAAACTTTAAAAGACTGGTAA
- the LOC139757626 gene encoding uncharacterized protein isoform X1 — MVVFQLKNHFKIQMAKGFIDPPQGEEDINWSPPQDGSGTRQSPQVSQPAARSQSPPNVSTPVSSPSPTLSFPPMAFNSSPLLQSQRSANISVEELHELAMQDSENNNVDENSNDQQYDRYANYHREFNHHQFVPDQSVRPRVRRQQPERDELDHFPVVHEDTLRRRTGSGNFSHRKNLSESGIYFDATTYEYEGHNYPHLPNLNSNPGSDRLLPRLPNPNDIRNEHLDHRHYCQLRDSFSSQSQSRRLPVNSRGGGYGPHSPPPSEDITQGAQELLMNFTSDTLRRNHLSVPESVFIHQGFSKPVWSRAGQELLLLADKFENTEARRRVKRMAETVDMRSINMENFFQLCAELFHDGITQERIVALFTFVGDVAVYQVQLRGEEFLQLLMKWSLKYLVDHVCRWVQEAGGWVAVLSCGANALYRSAVFAFCVCGTIAAGVFIFKTLKDW, encoded by the exons ATGGTAGTTTTTCAACTCAAGAATCATTTTAAG ATTCAGATGGCCAAAGGGTTCATAGACCCTCCACAAGGGGAGGAAGACATTAATTGGTCACCCCCACAAGATGGCAGTGGAACTCGACAGAGTCCCCAGGTTTCACAACCTGCTGCCAGATCACAGTCTCCACCAAATGTTAGTACACCTGTGTCTTCACCGTCTCCTACACTTTCCTTCCCACCAATGGCATTCAACTCCTCACCCCTTCTTCAGTCTCAGAGGAGTGCCAATATCTCAGTTGAAGAGCTTCATGAACTTGCAATGCAAGACAGTGAAAATAATAATGTAGATGAAAACAGTAATGATCAGCAGTATGATCGGTATGCAAATTACCACCGTGAATTCAACCACCACCAGTTTGTACCAGACCAATCTGTCAGACCACGTGTAAGGAGACAACAGCCTGAGAGAGATGAACTtgatcattttcctgtggttcaTGAAGATACTCTCAGGAGACGAACTGGAAGTGGTAACTTCTCTCATCGTAAAAATTTGTCAGAAAGTGGCATATATTTTGATGCTACCACTTATGAATATGAAGGTCATAATTATCCTCATTTACCAAATCTCAACTCAAATCCTG GATCAGATAGGTTGTTACCACGATTACCTAATCCTAATGATATTAGGAATGAACACCTAGATCATCGACACTACTGCCAGTTAAGAGACTCATTCTCATCACAGTCTCAGAGTAGAAGGCTCCCTGTTAATTCAAGGGGTGGTGGATATGGACCTCATTCACCACCACCCTCTGAGGATATTACTCAGGGAGCTCAAGAGCTGCTAATGAACTTTACATCCGATACTTTACGGAGGAACCACTTGAGTGTGCCTGAATCTGTCTTCATACATCAAGG TTTCAGTAAACCAGTTTGGAGTAGAGCTGGCCAAGAGTTATTGTTACTGGCTGATAAGTTTGAAAATACTGAAGCACGCCGGAGAGTTAAGCGTATGGCTGAGACAGTAGATATGAGGTCCATTAACATGGAAAATTTTTTCCAACTCTGTGCTGAACTATTTCAT GATGGAATTACTCAGGAGCGTATTGTTGCTTTGTTTACCTTTGTGGGTGATGTTGCAGTCTATCAAGTTCAACTACGGGGAGAAGAGTTTCTTCAGTTATTAATGAAGTGGTCGTTGAAATATTTGGTTGACCATGTGTGTCGTTGGGTACAAGAGGCTGGTGGCTGG GTTGCTGTGCTGAGCTGTGGAGCAAATGCCTTGTATAGAAGTGCTGTATTTGCTTTCTGTGTATGTGGAACAATTGCAGCTGGTGTGTTCATATTTAAAACTTTAAAAGACTGGTAA